CTGAAAGTCCTATTGCTATTTGGTTGTTTTTGAAACTTTTTGTTATTTTTGTTTGCCATGTTTAGTTGACTTTTTTGGTCAAGCTATTTTAGGCAATGACAGATGATCTGGTTGCTGGTTACTGGTTGATCGGTGCTGGTTGCCAATGAACGAGCAAAGGTAACCAGAAACAAGTAACGAGTAACGAGTAACGAGTAACAAGATTAATGTAATTTTCTGTCAAACCACCCCTTCACGAGTTTTTCCTCCCGGTTATCATTTCCTATAAAGGTAAACTCGTTGGTATGCAGGTTATATTCGTAGGATTTGGACCATTCTTCATGATTTTTACAAAGCCCTTCAAGGCCATCAAGCAGGTAATCCACCTCTGCGTCAGTCATGGTGGGATGAATAGACATTCTAATCCAACCGGGTTTTCCGGAAAGATTACCCATGCCTATTTGTTCGGTAATTTGTTTGGAGAATTCCTGAGTGACTTCCAAAAGATAATGGCCATAAGTCCCGGCACAGGAACATCCGCCCCTGACCTGGATTCCAAAATGATCATTGAGCAGTTTTACCCCCAGGTTAAAATGCAGATTGTCAATATAGAAAGAAATTACGCCAAGACGATCCCGCACATTATTGGCGAGAACATGCAAATTGGGCAACTGATCAAGGCGGTGCCAAATCTTTTCCAGTATTTCTTCTTCTCTTTCCAGCATTTTATCAATGCCCATTTCCTCTTTGAGCTGCATGGCAAGGGCCACCTTCATGGTTTGAAGAAATGCCGGGGTACCCCCGTCTTCCCGGTTTTCGATCTCGTCGATGTATTTGTGTTCGCCCCACGGATTGGTCCAGTCAACGGTACCTCCCCCGGGATTATCGGGAATTTTGTTTTTATATAATTTAGGGTCAAAAATTAAAATGCCTGTACTGCCGGGTCCCCCAAGGAATTTATGGGGTGAAAAATAAATGGCATCCAGGTGCCTGGCTTTATTTTCAGGACGCATCTCAATTTCAATGTAAGGCGCCGAACAGGCAAAATCCACGAAACATAACCCTCCGTACCGATGCATCAGTTCAGCTACATCGTGGTAAGGGGTAATGATTCCAGTAACATTCGAGCAACTCGTTATAGCAGCGATTTTAGATTTCCTGTCTTCATACTGTTTGAGTAAGGCTTCCAGGTTTTCCAGTTCCATCAGCCCTTCCTTATTGGCAGGAATGACGACCACGTCCCCAATGGTTTCCAGCCAGGAAGTCTGGTTGGAATGATGCTCCATGTGACTGACAAATACCACGGGGCGTTTTTCTTCAGGCAGATTCACCCCTTTTCTAAAGCGCTCATGCACTTTTAACCCTAATATGCGTTGAAATTTATTCACCACGCCGGTCATCCCGGAATTGGAGGAAATGATGACATCGCTTTCCCAGGCGCCTACATGTTTTTTGATGTATTTTTTGGCATGGTGATAAGCCATCGTCATGCTCGAACCGGTCACTGTAGTCTCCGTATGGGTATTGCCAACGAATGGCCCGATCTCTTCCGTCAGCAATTTCTCTACCGGGCTATACAGCCGGCCGCTTGCGGTCCAATCGGCATACAAAATTCTTTTTTGACCAAAAGGGGTCTCAAAAATCTGATCATAACCAATCACGTTTTTACGGTATGGCTCAAAGTAAGTTTCTAACTTACCCTTAGGTTTTACTTTAGCTGACTGCATGGCCTTAAGCTTTTCAATTTTCTGAATGATCCAATTTAATGCAAAGAAAAGGAAAAGTAAAGCAATAATGAAATGGAATCCCCGGGGAAAAAATGAATCCCGCGTTTGTCGGTCATTTAAACAAAAAAAAAATCCCCTGTGGGCCCTCGAAGAAGGATCAACCACAGG
This sequence is a window from Lewinellaceae bacterium. Protein-coding genes within it:
- a CDS encoding aminotransferase class V-fold PLP-dependent enzyme, producing the protein MQSAKVKPKGKLETYFEPYRKNVIGYDQIFETPFGQKRILYADWTASGRLYSPVEKLLTEEIGPFVGNTHTETTVTGSSMTMAYHHAKKYIKKHVGAWESDVIISSNSGMTGVVNKFQRILGLKVHERFRKGVNLPEEKRPVVFVSHMEHHSNQTSWLETIGDVVVIPANKEGLMELENLEALLKQYEDRKSKIAAITSCSNVTGIITPYHDVAELMHRYGGLCFVDFACSAPYIEIEMRPENKARHLDAIYFSPHKFLGGPGSTGILIFDPKLYKNKIPDNPGGGTVDWTNPWGEHKYIDEIENREDGGTPAFLQTMKVALAMQLKEEMGIDKMLEREEEILEKIWHRLDQLPNLHVLANNVRDRLGVISFYIDNLHFNLGVKLLNDHFGIQVRGGCSCAGTYGHYLLEVTQEFSKQITEQIGMGNLSGKPGWIRMSIHPTMTDAEVDYLLDGLEGLCKNHEEWSKSYEYNLHTNEFTFIGNDNREEKLVKGWFDRKLH